One Vanessa cardui chromosome 23, ilVanCard2.1, whole genome shotgun sequence DNA segment encodes these proteins:
- the LOC124539916 gene encoding uncharacterized protein LOC124539916 gives MFHIIFVIYVFTDLSVASESNQDTSPYSVQKNIKSQGALAFYASLINKRHSNLSYFEIDENQVRIPTKIYEEHKKKKKIKKSPKRTIQRIIKKGKNRSRKIYANPITRQPTVTAENVDLMDSGYTHYEEVTTGSTKRKPRKNPRIARYPMPFHKLQQRKDMIPHYRNRREVDRDDVFIIKDLDEVEIVKRGQDYNVVEAHVKKYW, from the exons atgtttcatataatatttgttatttatgtcTTTACGGATTTGTCTGTGGCGTCTGAATCTAATCAA GATACTTCACCGTACAGCGTTCAAAAGAACATTAAATCACAAGGGGCTCTAGCTTTTTACGCatccttaataaataaa cgtcattcaAATTTGAGCTATTTCGAAATAGACGAAAACCAAGTAAGGATACCGACAAAAATCTACGAGgaacacaaaaagaaaaagaaaataaagaaatcacCGAAGCGGACGATACAAAGGATAATCAAGAAAGGTAAGAATCGAAGCAGGAAGATATACGCAAACCCGATAACGAGACAGCCAACAGTAACAGCTGAGAATGTAGACTTAATGGACAGCGGCTACACCCATTACGAAGAAGTTACAACAGGTAGTACTAAAAGAAAACCCAGGAAGAATCCAAGGATAGCCAGATATCCAATGCCGTTTCACAAACTTCAACAAAGGAAGGATATGATACCACATTATCGAAATAGAAGAGAAGTTGATAGAGAtgacgtttttataataaaagatctAGATGAAGTTGAGATTGTAAAGAGAGGTCAAGATTACAATGTAGTCGAGGCGCATGTTAAGAAATATTGGTAG
- the LOC124539915 gene encoding uncharacterized protein LOC124539915 — MFNRARWLMVAIAALLALQSRGDGGFRLPDQPPKEETDGRSLNFGGDDNGRSPQAQGRGLLDWIGLGEDQDPYIQQSTQQCINGDLADCFKAQALRSFDDFFDKQAYQLSDNAVLVKVESQARALAREPPQLNSQPRSEDSDWDGLVKYGMRKIERFLRSTALEFQLDDDVTSNGVIAPRFLDEIADEVDIIEDKKAPPFRRHKLKKLIIPMLLILKLFKLKLLLFLPLILGLASFKKFLGFMALIIPGVIGYFKFCKPNISSPFSSNHYNGPQYSPAGIGLSPYREGHGQANYGHYENYAGNHYNKYGSNGVAFREHDHSPQDLAYQGWDYRNKKGAEDIKAEEA, encoded by the exons ATGTTTAACCGGGCTCGATGGTTGATGGTTGCCATAGCAGCGTTATTAGCGCTGCAATCACGAGGAGACGGTGGATTCCGACTCCCTGATCAACCACCGAAAGAAGAAACTGATGGAAGGTCATTGAACTTTGGTGGTGATGACAATGGAAGATCG CCACAAGCACAAGGTCGGGGTCTGCTAGACTGGATAGGTCTAGGTGAAGACCAAGATCCTTACATCCAACAATCGACTCAACAATGTATTAACGGGGATCTCGCCGATTGCTTTAAGGCTCAAGCCTTAAGATCCTTTGATGACTTTTTTGACAAACAGGCTTACCA GTTATCAGACAATGCTGTTTTAGTTAAAGTAGAATCTCAAGCTAGAGCTCTAGCCAGGGAACCCCCGCAGTTAAACTCACAACCAAGAAGCGAAGACTCTGACTGGGATGGCCTCGTCAAATATGGAATGAGAAAAATTGAAAG GTTTCTAAGATCGACCGCCCTGGAGTTTCAATTGGATGATGACGTCACATCTAACGGTGTTATAGCTCCAAGGTTCCTCGACGAAATCGCTGATGAAGTTGACATTATTGAAGACAAGAAAGCACCCCCATTCC GCCGCCATAAGCTGAAGAAACTCATCATTCCAATGCTGTTAATCCTTAAGCTGTTCAAGCTTAAGTTGCTCTTGTTCCTGCCACTCATCCTTGGCCTCGCAAGCTTCAAGAAATTCCTTGGATTCATGGCTCTTATAATTCCAG GTGTCATTGGTTACTTCAAATTCTGCAAGCCCAACATTTCATCACCATTCTCATCAAATCATTACAATGGTCCACAATACTCTCCGGCCGGTATTGGCTTGAGCCCTTACAGAGAAGGTCATGGTCAAGCAAATTATGGTCACTATGAAAACTATGCT GGTAACCATTACAACAAATACGGTTCAAACGGTGTAGCGTTTAGAGAGCATGATCATAGTCCTCAAGACCTCGCTTATCAAGGTTGGGATTATAGAAACAAGAAGGGTGCTGAAGACATTAAGGCTGAGGAAGCTTAA